The following coding sequences lie in one Cytobacillus sp. IB215665 genomic window:
- a CDS encoding lipid-transfer protein has product MSNARIIGADMVKFAKPGKNDPYEDMAAKAISGALKDAGIGIDEVQQAFASYVYGESTSGQAAIYKVGMTGIPVVNVNNNCSSGSTALFLARQAVESGSAECVLAFGFEEMKPGALQSVWNDRTSPLELFQDKLDELTPQTKGFPLTLRIFGEAGNEYLRRYGANPDIFAKVAVKTRSHAVNNPYSIFDTKLTVDEVLNSPVVYPEHLTRLCACPPSCGAAAVIVCTENYARKKGIGNAVEIVSQTIATDTISTFQDPINLVGADMTKRAAKQLYEQAGIGPEDVHVVELHDCFTPNEILTYEGLGLCQEGEAEKFINDEDNTYGGKYVINPSGGLMSKGHPLGATGLAQCTELVWQLRGQADKRQVEGANIALQHNLGLGGAVVVTMYKAS; this is encoded by the coding sequence ATGAGTAATGCAAGAATAATTGGTGCTGACATGGTGAAGTTTGCTAAACCAGGTAAAAATGATCCTTATGAGGATATGGCTGCAAAAGCGATTAGTGGGGCATTAAAGGATGCTGGAATAGGCATTGACGAAGTTCAGCAAGCTTTTGCAAGTTATGTTTATGGTGAAAGCACTTCTGGTCAAGCTGCAATCTATAAAGTAGGAATGACTGGTATTCCAGTTGTAAATGTGAATAACAATTGTTCAAGCGGATCAACGGCGCTTTTTTTAGCACGTCAAGCTGTTGAGTCAGGATCAGCTGAGTGTGTTCTTGCCTTCGGTTTTGAAGAGATGAAACCTGGTGCATTACAATCTGTATGGAATGACCGGACATCACCCCTTGAACTGTTTCAAGATAAATTAGATGAATTAACTCCACAAACTAAAGGGTTCCCGTTAACTTTGCGCATTTTTGGTGAGGCTGGAAACGAATACTTGCGTAGATACGGTGCTAACCCAGATATATTTGCCAAGGTAGCTGTAAAGACAAGAAGTCATGCTGTAAATAATCCTTATTCTATTTTTGATACCAAACTAACAGTTGATGAAGTATTAAACTCCCCAGTCGTTTATCCAGAACATTTAACAAGATTATGTGCTTGTCCTCCATCTTGTGGTGCAGCCGCTGTCATTGTTTGTACTGAGAATTATGCGAGGAAAAAAGGAATTGGTAATGCTGTTGAAATCGTGTCACAAACGATAGCAACAGATACAATTTCAACCTTTCAAGATCCAATCAATTTAGTTGGAGCAGACATGACAAAGCGTGCAGCTAAACAATTATATGAACAAGCAGGAATTGGACCAGAGGATGTCCATGTAGTTGAATTGCATGATTGCTTTACACCAAATGAAATACTTACTTACGAAGGTTTGGGGCTTTGTCAAGAAGGTGAAGCTGAAAAGTTCATTAATGATGAGGATAACACATATGGTGGGAAATATGTTATTAACCCTTCTGGAGGACTAATGTCAAAGGGGCATCCACTTGGTGCAACTGGTCTTGCGCAATGTACAGAGCTCGTATGGCAACTAAGGGGTCAAGCAGACAAAAGGCAAGTTGAAGGTGCTAATATTGCTCTTCAACATAATCTTGGATTAGGTGGTGCTGTTGTAGTAACGATGTATAAAGCTTCATAA
- a CDS encoding MaoC family dehydratase N-terminal domain-containing protein, producing the protein MLKDISTKVGMKFEPYTFPVEQGKVKEFVLAIGDNNPIYYSTEEARKQSYVKIPVPPTFSTVIDMWGGADFDSLVNTLELDPLKVLHGEQSYEYVGMIYVGDVITAKSRVVHANTKRNMNFITIETTYSNSDKETVLIGKSVIIERH; encoded by the coding sequence TTGCTAAAAGACATATCTACAAAAGTTGGAATGAAGTTTGAACCATACACATTTCCTGTCGAACAAGGAAAAGTGAAAGAATTTGTTTTAGCAATTGGGGATAACAATCCGATTTACTATTCAACTGAAGAAGCAAGAAAGCAGAGTTATGTTAAAATTCCAGTTCCTCCAACATTCTCAACAGTTATTGATATGTGGGGTGGTGCTGACTTTGATTCCTTAGTAAATACACTTGAGTTAGACCCTTTGAAAGTGTTACACGGTGAACAATCATATGAATATGTTGGCATGATTTATGTTGGGGATGTAATAACAGCAAAAAGTCGAGTTGTTCATGCTAATACAAAGAGAAATATGAATTTTATTACGATAGAAACAACTTATTCGAACTCTGATAAAGAAACAGTATTAATTGGAAAATCGGTAATTATAGAGCGGCATTAA
- a CDS encoding MaoC/PaaZ C-terminal domain-containing protein, protein MSDLQVIEKDNISHTQIVKYAGASGDFNPIHTVVPIAKSVGLPDVIAHGMLVMGMAGDALTQWFPRKDLRKFKVRFSKMTFPGEKLSISGKIVEEKNEDGDTILCGRILVQNENEELKLKGDFEVVKN, encoded by the coding sequence ATGAGTGACCTTCAAGTGATAGAGAAAGACAATATTTCTCACACACAAATCGTGAAATATGCTGGAGCATCTGGTGACTTTAATCCGATTCATACAGTTGTACCAATTGCAAAAAGTGTAGGTTTACCAGATGTTATAGCACACGGTATGCTCGTTATGGGAATGGCTGGTGATGCACTTACACAGTGGTTTCCAAGAAAAGATTTACGGAAATTTAAAGTGAGATTTTCCAAAATGACTTTCCCAGGAGAGAAGCTATCAATCTCTGGAAAAATTGTAGAAGAAAAAAACGAAGATGGAGATACCATATTGTGCGGAAGAATATTGGTACAAAATGAAAATGAGGAATTGAAGCTTAAAGGTGACTTTGAAGTTGTGAAAAATTAG
- a CDS encoding SDR family NAD(P)-dependent oxidoreductase: MKMLENQVAIITGSGRGVGRQVAELMAEHGARVVVSDKDQEPAEEVVSAIKEKGGDAISVNGDVTSSEFPKQIMDETIQAYGKLDILVNNAGYTWDGMIHKMTDEQFQAMIDIHLFAPFRLIREATPYLRNAHKDDVAKGVDHYRKIVNVTSVAGVMGNVGQANYSSAKAGLIGLTKTVAREWAPFHVNCNAVAFGMVETRLTQPKEKGESVNGVTIGIPENMRQMIQMSIPQQRAGTALEAAQSIFYLASPLSNYVNGQVLNVNGGFYS; the protein is encoded by the coding sequence ATGAAAATGCTAGAAAATCAAGTTGCAATTATTACAGGATCTGGACGAGGAGTTGGAAGGCAAGTAGCTGAATTGATGGCTGAACATGGAGCTCGTGTTGTTGTGTCTGATAAAGATCAAGAACCTGCCGAAGAAGTAGTTAGTGCAATAAAAGAAAAAGGTGGAGATGCTATTTCGGTTAATGGTGATGTCACTTCTTCAGAGTTTCCAAAACAGATTATGGATGAAACGATTCAAGCTTATGGCAAGCTGGACATTTTGGTAAACAATGCTGGATACACATGGGATGGGATGATCCATAAAATGACAGATGAACAATTTCAAGCCATGATCGATATTCATTTATTTGCACCATTTCGACTTATCCGTGAAGCAACACCATATTTAAGAAATGCTCATAAAGATGACGTGGCAAAAGGGGTTGATCATTATCGGAAGATAGTTAATGTCACATCAGTAGCTGGAGTGATGGGCAATGTGGGGCAAGCGAATTATTCATCTGCCAAAGCTGGTTTAATCGGCTTAACGAAAACAGTTGCTCGAGAATGGGCGCCTTTTCATGTCAATTGTAATGCAGTAGCATTTGGTATGGTTGAAACGAGGCTAACACAACCAAAAGAAAAGGGTGAATCTGTTAATGGTGTTACAATTGGTATTCCAGAAAATATGAGGCAGATGATTCAAATGTCTATCCCTCAACAAAGAGCAGGAACAGCTTTAGAAGCTGCGCAAAGTATCTTCTATCTAGCATCGCCATTATCGAATTATGTAAATGGTCAAGTGTTAAATGTGAACGGTGGATTTTATTCTTAA
- the hppD gene encoding 4-hydroxyphenylpyruvate dioxygenase, whose protein sequence is MKEQLLETVEKQEEFFPVRDVDYIEFYVGNAKQACHYFCRTFGFKPIAYSGLETGNRETISYVIQQNNIRYILTGTLEAESRVSSFVKKHGDGVRDVALVVDDVDKAYSEAVSRGAIELLPPTTLSDENGSVKKAVIGTYGDTIHSLIERTNYNGTFLPGFEKINMNIPYEDAGLIAVDHVVGNVEEMEQWVTYYEEVMGFKQLIHFDDDDISTEYSALMSKVMTNGGRIKFPINEPAEGKRKSQIQEYLEFNNGAGVQHIALLTEDIIKTVSSLKANGIEFLETPDSYYEMLSERVGEIDEEVEKLKQLKILVDRDDEGYLLQIFTKPIVDRPTLFIEIIQRKGAKGFGEGNFKALFESIEREQARRGNL, encoded by the coding sequence ATGAAAGAACAATTGTTAGAAACTGTTGAGAAGCAAGAGGAATTTTTTCCAGTAAGAGATGTAGACTATATTGAGTTTTATGTTGGGAATGCGAAGCAGGCATGCCACTATTTTTGTAGAACATTTGGCTTTAAACCAATTGCTTATTCTGGTTTAGAAACAGGGAATAGAGAAACGATCTCGTACGTTATACAACAGAATAATATTCGATATATCTTAACAGGTACATTAGAAGCGGAAAGTCGAGTATCTTCTTTTGTTAAAAAACATGGTGATGGTGTACGGGATGTTGCATTAGTTGTAGACGATGTAGATAAAGCATACAGTGAAGCAGTAAGCCGTGGAGCCATTGAACTTTTACCGCCAACTACATTATCAGATGAAAACGGATCAGTTAAAAAGGCGGTCATCGGTACATACGGTGACACAATTCATAGTTTAATCGAACGTACAAATTATAACGGAACTTTTTTACCAGGTTTCGAAAAAATTAATATGAATATACCATATGAGGATGCTGGCTTAATTGCAGTTGATCATGTTGTTGGAAACGTTGAAGAGATGGAGCAATGGGTTACTTATTACGAAGAAGTAATGGGCTTTAAGCAATTAATTCATTTTGATGATGATGATATAAGCACAGAATACTCCGCGCTAATGTCAAAAGTGATGACCAATGGCGGTAGAATAAAATTCCCGATAAATGAGCCTGCAGAAGGGAAGCGTAAATCTCAAATTCAAGAATATCTAGAATTTAATAACGGAGCGGGTGTGCAGCATATCGCTTTATTAACGGAAGATATTATAAAAACTGTTTCATCTTTAAAAGCGAATGGAATTGAGTTTCTTGAGACACCAGATTCGTATTATGAGATGTTATCTGAACGTGTTGGAGAAATTGATGAAGAGGTTGAAAAGCTGAAACAGTTAAAAATCTTAGTAGATCGTGATGATGAAGGTTATTTATTACAAATCTTCACCAAACCAATAGTCGATCGTCCAACATTATTTATTGAAATTATTCAGAGAAAAGGTGCCAAGGGCTTTGGTGAAGGCAATTTTAAGGCATTGTTTGAGTCAATTGAACGTGAGCAAGCAAGACGCGGGAATTTGTAA
- a CDS encoding flavin reductase family protein, translated as MQIEPRDISWQDAYKLLVGSVLPRPIAFVSTVDEEGRANLAPFSFFTCISANPMLICFAPMVRGSDGAKKDTLRNIEKTKEFIINIVSDDIISQVNECATEYSPGVDEFTIAGLGKEAGQKVKIPRVQECKIHLECKLHELHHYGSHPGSGSLVVGRVVLVSVADNLYEDGKINTSKLKPVGRLAGHAYTRANSDTFILTRSNISKEK; from the coding sequence TTGCAGATCGAGCCAAGAGATATTTCATGGCAGGACGCTTATAAGTTGTTAGTTGGGTCTGTTTTGCCACGTCCAATTGCATTTGTTTCTACAGTAGATGAAGAGGGACGGGCAAATCTTGCCCCCTTCAGTTTTTTCACATGTATTAGTGCAAATCCTATGCTTATATGTTTTGCTCCTATGGTTAGAGGAAGTGACGGTGCGAAAAAGGACACCTTAAGGAATATTGAAAAGACTAAGGAGTTTATCATTAATATTGTAAGCGATGACATTATTTCACAAGTTAATGAATGTGCAACAGAGTATTCACCTGGGGTTGATGAGTTTACGATAGCAGGACTTGGCAAAGAAGCTGGTCAAAAAGTAAAAATACCAAGAGTTCAAGAGTGTAAAATACATTTGGAATGTAAACTACATGAACTACATCATTATGGTTCTCACCCAGGGTCAGGCAGCTTAGTTGTTGGAAGAGTTGTATTAGTTTCTGTTGCAGACAATTTGTATGAGGATGGAAAAATTAATACTAGTAAGTTAAAGCCAGTCGGTAGATTAGCAGGGCATGCCTACACACGTGCAAATAGCGACACATTTATTTTAACAAGAAGCAATATAAGTAAAGAGAAATAG
- a CDS encoding fumarylacetoacetate hydrolase family protein: MKYVTFKTAAGIERAGWVHEEKIVDMHAVSGGKLPHSLLHFIENYDAYIDVQDNVQLINDAIYTLEEVNICAPLPKPPSVRDFYAFEDHVKTARSRRGLQVIPEWYEMPVFYFSNHQAITGPDELIKKPKNCNCLDYELEIACVIGKQGTNISRIEAEDYIFGYTIMNDWSARDIQAKEMKVGLGPAKGKDFATSIGPYIVTKDELETYKIGDRYDLQMVAKVNGSTTSVGNFNTIYYSFAQMIERASKDVTLYPGDIIGSGTVGTGCILELGPEKQRWLEPGDLVELEITGLGILKNTIVE, translated from the coding sequence GTGAAATATGTCACCTTCAAGACGGCAGCAGGTATTGAGAGAGCCGGATGGGTACATGAAGAAAAAATAGTCGACATGCATGCTGTTAGTGGTGGGAAGCTTCCACATAGCTTATTACATTTTATTGAAAACTATGATGCATATATTGATGTACAGGATAATGTACAACTGATTAATGATGCTATTTACACACTAGAAGAAGTTAATATTTGTGCTCCACTACCAAAGCCACCAAGTGTTCGAGATTTTTATGCCTTTGAAGATCATGTGAAAACGGCAAGAAGTAGGAGAGGGCTTCAAGTTATTCCTGAATGGTATGAGATGCCAGTTTTTTACTTTTCAAACCATCAAGCGATCACTGGTCCTGATGAGCTTATTAAAAAACCAAAGAATTGTAATTGTCTTGATTATGAACTTGAAATTGCATGTGTTATCGGTAAGCAAGGAACGAATATCTCGCGAATAGAAGCGGAAGATTATATTTTCGGGTACACAATAATGAATGATTGGAGTGCTCGGGATATACAAGCAAAAGAAATGAAGGTAGGTTTAGGTCCTGCAAAAGGAAAGGATTTTGCTACATCAATAGGCCCTTATATTGTTACGAAAGATGAACTTGAAACATATAAAATAGGAGATCGTTATGATTTACAGATGGTGGCTAAGGTCAATGGCAGTACGACATCTGTTGGCAATTTCAATACTATTTATTATTCATTCGCACAAATGATAGAAAGAGCATCGAAAGATGTAACATTATATCCCGGCGATATTATAGGATCAGGCACGGTAGGAACTGGTTGTATTTTAGAGCTTGGACCTGAAAAACAACGATGGTTGGAGCCTGGTGATTTAGTTGAACTAGAGATCACTGGCTTAGGGATCTTAAAAAATACAATTGTAGAGTAA
- a CDS encoding homogentisate 1,2-dioxygenase: MYYRQMGSIPNKRHIQFKKEDGTLYREQVMGTKGFSGTQSILYHHNMPTKVLETKHFSNTEIKFEENSSLMHRHLKTEKCNASSDALFGREYLLGNEDLLIGVVKPKIEMKHYYRNGDGDELFYIHYGSGKIETIFGSIDYEAGDYIVIPIGTIYRIVPNTDVTQTFLFVETNSQITSPRRYRNEYGQLLEHSPFCERDIHGPAKLETYNQTGAFSVLTKARGSMTEHIFQHHPLDVIGWDGYLYPWKFSIHDFEPITGRIHQPPPVHQTFEGHNFVICSFVPRLYDYHPDAIPAPYYHSNVNSDEVIYYVDGNFMSRKGIEEGSITLHPSGIPHGPHPGKTEASIGQKETAELAVMIDTFKPLKVVSNALDIEDRAYMSSWNK; the protein is encoded by the coding sequence GTGTACTACAGGCAAATGGGCTCAATTCCAAATAAACGGCATATACAGTTTAAAAAAGAAGATGGTACATTATATCGTGAACAAGTAATGGGCACGAAAGGATTTTCTGGAACACAATCAATATTATATCATCATAACATGCCTACAAAAGTTCTAGAAACGAAACATTTTTCAAATACTGAAATAAAATTTGAAGAAAATTCCTCATTAATGCATCGACATTTAAAAACTGAAAAGTGTAATGCGTCAAGTGATGCTTTATTCGGTCGCGAATATTTGTTAGGTAATGAGGACTTACTTATCGGAGTTGTAAAGCCAAAAATAGAAATGAAGCATTATTACCGTAATGGAGATGGTGATGAACTATTTTACATTCATTATGGTTCAGGAAAAATTGAAACAATATTCGGTAGTATTGATTATGAAGCAGGAGATTATATAGTTATTCCAATTGGTACCATTTATCGCATTGTGCCAAATACAGACGTGACGCAAACATTTCTCTTCGTAGAAACGAATAGTCAAATTACATCTCCACGTAGATATCGTAACGAATACGGACAACTTCTTGAACATAGCCCATTTTGTGAACGGGATATACATGGACCAGCTAAATTAGAAACGTATAATCAAACAGGTGCTTTTTCAGTATTAACTAAAGCTAGAGGAAGTATGACTGAGCATATTTTCCAACATCATCCGCTAGATGTTATTGGTTGGGATGGGTATTTATATCCGTGGAAGTTCAGCATACATGATTTTGAGCCAATTACGGGTCGTATCCATCAACCGCCACCAGTCCATCAAACGTTTGAAGGACATAACTTTGTCATCTGTTCTTTTGTGCCAAGATTATATGATTATCATCCAGATGCGATTCCTGCACCATACTATCATAGTAATGTTAATAGCGATGAAGTAATATACTATGTTGATGGAAATTTTATGAGTAGAAAAGGGATTGAAGAAGGTTCAATTACGCTTCATCCAAGTGGTATTCCTCACGGTCCACACCCTGGAAAAACAGAAGCAAGTATAGGTCAAAAAGAAACAGCAGAGCTTGCAGTAATGATTGATACATTTAAACCACTAAAGGTTGTCAGCAATGCGCTAGATATAGAAGATCGAGCATATATGTCTAGTTGGAATAAATGA
- a CDS encoding TetR/AcrR family transcriptional regulator produces MNGFEKRAQRIKDKIKNATLELLSSMEPRAIRITDIANKADVSQVSIYNHFGSKEELIREALKSFYFQHLEDYEKLISEGSRSFKETIRFILFQKRETIQKYSATKLNELLLQDPEMNMFVKEIYSTKVFPLFLEMIEKAKKNGEIDNDIAPSLVIFYLNMFSEKSEEMLQLSTSYSSEEQFIEDLTNLFFYGIVGKR; encoded by the coding sequence ATGAATGGGTTTGAAAAACGAGCACAACGAATCAAAGACAAGATTAAGAATGCCACTTTGGAATTATTAAGTAGTATGGAGCCAAGAGCTATTCGAATTACTGATATAGCTAATAAAGCGGACGTATCACAAGTTTCAATTTACAATCATTTTGGCAGTAAGGAGGAGCTTATAAGAGAAGCGCTAAAATCGTTCTACTTTCAGCATTTAGAGGATTACGAAAAACTAATTTCAGAAGGGTCAAGGTCATTTAAGGAAACAATACGTTTCATTCTATTTCAAAAAAGAGAGACCATACAAAAGTATTCTGCAACAAAATTAAATGAATTATTGCTGCAAGACCCTGAAATGAATATGTTTGTAAAAGAAATTTATTCAACTAAAGTATTTCCCCTTTTCCTAGAAATGATTGAAAAAGCGAAAAAAAACGGTGAAATTGATAATGATATTGCACCATCTTTAGTAATTTTTTATTTGAACATGTTTAGTGAAAAGAGTGAGGAGATGCTTCAGTTGTCAACTTCATATTCAAGTGAAGAACAATTTATAGAAGATCTTACAAATTTATTTTTCTATGGCATAGTAGGAAAACGATGA
- a CDS encoding ABC transporter ATP-binding protein, with protein MIQVNDLTQQFSNDKGIFDVSFEVHKGEVFGFLGPNGAGKSTTIRHLMGFMKPQRGFSSINGVNCWEDQGKARSYVGYLPGEISFLEGMSGMEFINMMAGMQNIKDYRKRDELIERLQFDPKTPIRKMSKGMKQKIGIVVTFMHDPEIFILDEPTSGLDPLMQKTFIDIVLEEKEKGKTFLMSSHSFAEIERTCDRAAIIKDGRIITVKDIHQLQSMQRKIFEITFVHENDIERLTASGLTVDVIRNGVARVVIQGNYNDLIKELGNYDITNMSISNQSLEEIFMNYYDSKGGIK; from the coding sequence GTGATTCAAGTCAACGACCTGACTCAACAATTTTCCAATGACAAAGGGATATTTGATGTATCATTTGAAGTCCATAAAGGAGAAGTTTTCGGTTTTTTAGGCCCGAATGGTGCTGGTAAATCTACTACTATTCGACATTTAATGGGGTTTATGAAACCACAACGAGGCTTTTCCTCAATAAATGGCGTAAATTGCTGGGAAGATCAAGGCAAGGCTCGTAGCTACGTAGGTTATTTACCTGGAGAAATTTCATTTTTAGAAGGTATGAGTGGGATGGAATTTATTAATATGATGGCGGGTATGCAAAACATTAAAGACTATAGAAAGCGTGATGAGTTAATTGAGCGACTACAATTTGATCCTAAAACACCCATTAGAAAAATGTCAAAAGGAATGAAACAAAAGATTGGTATTGTTGTCACATTTATGCATGATCCAGAAATCTTTATTCTAGATGAACCGACGTCAGGTTTAGACCCTTTAATGCAAAAAACATTTATTGATATTGTGCTCGAAGAAAAGGAGAAAGGGAAAACGTTTTTAATGTCTTCACATAGCTTTGCTGAAATCGAAAGAACGTGTGATCGAGCAGCAATCATTAAGGATGGTCGAATCATTACAGTAAAAGATATACATCAACTCCAATCTATGCAAAGAAAGATCTTTGAAATTACTTTTGTACATGAAAATGATATTGAAAGATTAACAGCCTCCGGACTTACGGTAGATGTAATAAGAAATGGTGTAGCTCGGGTTGTCATTCAAGGGAATTATAATGATTTAATTAAAGAATTAGGTAATTACGATATTACTAATATGAGTATAAGCAACCAGAGCCTTGAGGAAATTTTTATGAATTACTATGATTCAAAGGGGGGGATAAAGTGA
- a CDS encoding ABC transporter permease subunit: MNAPLYKQMIKSNVKGFLSFGVGSALYVILMTSLYPFIADNAEQINDMLDIYPDALKQAFGLESFGTYSEFISVEYFGLFFPIILGVFSVMTAVQLIAKLVDRGSMAYLLSTKVTRSSVVLTQIAVLVSGLTIIVFLTFIGGVIGGEWLIDDQYAIGTNVFFKINIVGLLLFFAVGGYSFLISALLNDEKLAFGLAGGLTFLFYGLDMAGKISTDLDWLRNITLFSLYEPSQIAIGEGNVFSSSLLLLSIGVIMFILAVFVFKRRNLPL, translated from the coding sequence GTGAATGCACCACTATATAAACAAATGATCAAATCGAATGTTAAGGGCTTTTTAAGCTTCGGAGTAGGGTCAGCTCTTTATGTAATTTTAATGACTTCTTTATATCCATTTATTGCTGACAACGCAGAGCAAATAAATGATATGTTAGATATATATCCAGATGCTTTAAAACAAGCATTCGGACTTGAGTCTTTCGGGACTTACAGTGAATTTATTTCTGTAGAGTATTTTGGTTTGTTTTTTCCTATTATTTTAGGAGTATTTAGTGTGATGACAGCTGTGCAACTAATCGCAAAATTAGTAGATAGAGGCTCAATGGCGTATTTGCTTTCAACAAAAGTCACTCGTAGTTCTGTCGTACTTACACAAATAGCAGTATTAGTTAGTGGTTTAACGATCATTGTTTTTTTAACATTCATTGGTGGTGTTATTGGAGGGGAATGGCTAATTGATGACCAATATGCCATTGGAACGAACGTATTTTTTAAGATCAATATAGTTGGTTTATTATTGTTTTTCGCCGTTGGAGGTTATTCTTTCCTCATTTCTGCCCTACTGAACGACGAGAAACTAGCATTTGGTCTTGCTGGTGGATTGACTTTTCTATTTTACGGGTTAGATATGGCAGGAAAAATAAGCACTGACTTAGACTGGTTGAGAAATATCACTTTGTTCTCGCTGTATGAACCGAGTCAGATTGCTATTGGTGAAGGAAATGTATTCTCTTCATCTCTTCTTCTATTGAGTATTGGTGTAATCATGTTTATTTTAGCAGTATTTGTTTTTAAACGTCGTAATTTACCTTTATAA
- a CDS encoding MoxR family ATPase produces MTANINTIQLPNQISNILKSRTNNKYQQEDSSLIGKGGYTSDNTNILFDAIVALSLGKNVLLKGPTGSGKTKLADTLSSLFQQPMHSVNCSVDLDAEALLGYKTISDVNDRPTIDFIPGPVINAMQKGHLLYIDEINMAKPETLPILNGVLDYRKMITNPFTSEVVQAEEGFGVIAAINEGYVGTVPLNEALKNRFIVIEVPYIQGDSLENVLKEQSMLSDEKLIKSFVTLSADLITHVKQGNISEEAASIRALIDTCDLAVHLPPERAIQRGIIDKLEDEREKSAVKNIVETLFE; encoded by the coding sequence ATGACTGCGAACATAAATACGATACAATTGCCTAATCAAATAAGTAATATACTTAAAAGTAGAACCAATAATAAGTATCAACAAGAGGACAGTTCCCTAATTGGAAAAGGTGGTTATACGAGCGACAATACAAATATTTTATTTGATGCTATCGTTGCATTATCTTTAGGAAAAAATGTATTGCTTAAAGGACCAACAGGATCAGGTAAAACGAAATTAGCTGACACGTTATCTAGCTTGTTTCAGCAACCGATGCATAGTGTTAACTGTTCGGTTGATTTAGATGCCGAAGCTTTACTTGGATATAAAACGATTAGTGACGTCAATGATAGACCGACAATCGATTTTATTCCTGGTCCTGTAATAAACGCGATGCAAAAAGGGCACCTCTTATATATAGATGAAATTAACATGGCAAAGCCAGAAACATTACCTATATTAAATGGTGTCTTAGATTATAGAAAGATGATTACAAATCCATTTACAAGTGAAGTAGTTCAAGCTGAAGAAGGATTTGGAGTCATTGCTGCAATTAATGAAGGCTATGTAGGGACAGTTCCTTTAAATGAGGCGTTAAAAAATAGGTTTATTGTTATTGAGGTACCATATATTCAAGGTGATAGTTTAGAGAATGTTCTCAAAGAGCAATCAATGTTATCAGATGAAAAGCTAATTAAATCGTTTGTCACTCTATCTGCTGATTTAATTACACATGTGAAACAAGGGAACATATCTGAAGAGGCTGCATCAATACGTGCACTTATTGATACATGTGACTTAGCAGTACACTTACCTCCTGAAAGGGCTATTCAACGTGGTATTATTGATAAGCTCGAAGATGAAAGAGAAAAGTCTGCGGTAAAAAATATAGTCGAAACTCTATTTGAATGA
- a CDS encoding excisionase family DNA-binding protein — translation MYLTIKELADYLSISEAAIEDLILHKKIRAVFDGDQYLVNKDQFTTHMEQVEKYKKLIDEILQEPIPEDIDVKDED, via the coding sequence ATGTATCTCACAATAAAAGAGCTTGCAGATTATTTATCCATATCTGAAGCAGCTATTGAAGATTTAATACTACATAAAAAAATTCGGGCTGTATTTGATGGTGATCAGTATTTAGTTAATAAAGATCAGTTTACGACACATATGGAACAAGTAGAAAAGTATAAGAAACTAATAGATGAGATACTTCAAGAACCTATCCCAGAGGATATAGATGTGAAGGATGAAGATTGA